In Streptomyces qaidamensis, one DNA window encodes the following:
- a CDS encoding ABC transporter substrate-binding protein: MSASSNMNWDRRNVLRAAMGLAAAGGLAACGGNTGRSGGSGDALVQYFHAYGEAGVEQAVKRYAKAYKDANVATQWITGSNFEQKLFAALLTKNAPDVFEFHPQIQLIKSGQVADLTDIVEPVKDDFNQADIKSHTVDGKIYGVRMIDDPQFFFYRPSMFEKAKVEVPTTLEELIEAADKLTTSKVKGAFLGNELTAFQHNVIWSAGADTLTADNKPAFNTDGVAEGLKQLRGLFTSGNLLLGAPADWWDPSAFTQGLTAMQWCGMWAMPVMQKALGDDIGIFPFPKIGSAGKESVYNGGWSMFVNAKGKNVEAAKEYVKWLWIDQKEHQEDFATSYGFHIPPRTSLAQSATKLKSGLPAEGVKLFNEFGHFDNIGWTQAMIASFNDVMANSVRKNGDPKAQLAACEKKVNAELKKLFG, translated from the coding sequence ATGTCGGCATCGAGCAACATGAACTGGGACCGCCGAAACGTACTGCGGGCCGCGATGGGCCTGGCCGCCGCGGGCGGACTCGCCGCGTGCGGCGGCAACACCGGACGCAGCGGCGGGTCGGGCGACGCCCTCGTCCAGTACTTCCACGCGTACGGCGAGGCGGGCGTCGAGCAGGCCGTCAAGCGTTACGCCAAGGCGTACAAGGACGCCAACGTCGCCACGCAGTGGATCACCGGTTCCAACTTCGAGCAGAAGCTCTTCGCCGCGCTGCTCACCAAGAACGCGCCGGACGTCTTCGAGTTCCACCCGCAGATCCAGCTCATCAAGAGCGGCCAGGTGGCCGACCTGACCGACATCGTCGAGCCGGTCAAGGACGACTTCAACCAGGCCGACATCAAGTCCCACACGGTCGACGGCAAGATATACGGCGTCCGGATGATCGACGACCCGCAGTTCTTCTTCTACCGGCCCTCGATGTTCGAGAAGGCGAAGGTCGAGGTGCCGACCACGCTGGAGGAGCTGATCGAGGCCGCTGACAAGCTCACGACCAGCAAGGTGAAGGGCGCCTTCCTCGGCAACGAGCTGACGGCGTTCCAGCACAACGTGATCTGGTCGGCCGGTGCCGACACGCTCACCGCCGACAACAAGCCCGCCTTCAACACCGACGGCGTCGCCGAGGGCCTGAAGCAGCTGCGTGGTCTGTTCACCAGCGGCAACCTGCTGCTCGGCGCCCCCGCCGACTGGTGGGATCCCTCGGCCTTCACCCAGGGCCTGACCGCCATGCAGTGGTGCGGCATGTGGGCCATGCCGGTCATGCAGAAGGCGCTCGGCGACGACATCGGCATCTTCCCCTTCCCGAAGATCGGTTCGGCCGGTAAGGAGTCCGTCTACAACGGCGGCTGGTCGATGTTCGTCAACGCCAAGGGCAAGAACGTCGAGGCGGCCAAGGAATACGTCAAGTGGCTGTGGATCGACCAGAAGGAGCACCAGGAGGACTTCGCCACCTCCTACGGCTTCCACATCCCGCCGCGCACCTCCCTCGCGCAGTCCGCCACCAAGCTCAAGTCCGGTCTGCCGGCCGAGGGCGTGAAGCTCTTCAACGAGTTCGGTCACTTCGACAACATCGGCTGGACGCAGGCCATGATCGCCTCGTTCAACGACGTCATGGCGAACTCGGTCCGCAAGAACGGCGACCCGAAGGCCCAGCTCGCCGCGTGCGAGAAAAAGGTCAACGCCGAACTCAAGAAGCTCTTCGGATAG
- a CDS encoding ROK family transcriptional regulator produces MKRTSRDIRTANRYEVLRQIIAESPTSRQELAAATGLSLATVATLVGELLDLRMITEVGFEDSAGGRPRGLVAVNSSGGALIGVDIAETYVHVELFDLGLNVLARAEEDVRPSESLPEQVVGHVATAVGSVVMQAGIEGARVLGVGVSVPGQVDRATGISEYAPNWDWHDVPFLDLLTEHIAYPLYLDNPLRASAVAELWFGAARGRGNAVVVNLGTGVGAGLVLGGGLHRGVSNSAGEWGHTTMVLDGRLCRCGNHGCVETYVGARGIMLNLREIGPDSELLHADDQTATINALARGVAADDPVARRTVHETARYLGAGVADLVNLFNPEIVVLSSWVARTLGEPLLHEVREAVTRHALPRPLAATEIVLSPIPTDPVCLGAATFALEGALQVVGQKNGKRTAPVRSRTTAPPS; encoded by the coding sequence GTGAAGCGCACATCACGTGACATCCGCACCGCCAACCGCTACGAGGTGCTGCGCCAGATCATCGCGGAGTCACCCACCTCCCGGCAGGAGCTGGCAGCGGCCACGGGCCTCAGTCTCGCGACGGTCGCCACCCTCGTCGGCGAGCTGCTCGACCTCCGCATGATCACCGAGGTCGGCTTCGAGGACTCGGCGGGCGGGCGCCCCCGGGGCCTGGTCGCGGTCAACTCCTCGGGTGGCGCCCTGATCGGCGTCGACATCGCCGAGACGTACGTCCACGTCGAGCTGTTCGACCTCGGACTGAACGTGCTGGCCCGCGCCGAGGAGGACGTCCGGCCCAGCGAGAGCCTGCCCGAGCAGGTGGTGGGCCATGTGGCCACGGCCGTCGGCTCGGTGGTCATGCAGGCCGGCATCGAGGGCGCCCGGGTGCTCGGGGTCGGCGTGAGCGTGCCGGGGCAGGTGGACCGCGCGACCGGCATCTCGGAGTACGCGCCCAACTGGGACTGGCACGACGTACCGTTCCTCGACCTGCTCACCGAGCACATCGCCTACCCGCTCTACCTGGACAACCCGCTGCGTGCCAGCGCGGTCGCCGAGCTGTGGTTCGGGGCGGCGCGCGGACGCGGGAACGCCGTGGTGGTCAACCTCGGGACCGGTGTGGGCGCCGGGCTCGTCCTGGGCGGCGGGCTGCACCGGGGCGTCAGCAACAGCGCCGGCGAGTGGGGCCACACCACGATGGTGCTGGACGGGCGCCTGTGCCGCTGCGGCAACCACGGCTGCGTGGAGACGTACGTGGGCGCGCGCGGCATCATGCTGAACCTGAGGGAGATCGGCCCCGACAGCGAGCTGCTGCACGCGGACGACCAGACGGCGACCATCAACGCCCTGGCCCGCGGAGTCGCGGCGGACGACCCGGTGGCACGCCGGACCGTCCACGAGACCGCCCGCTACCTGGGCGCCGGTGTCGCGGACCTGGTGAACCTGTTCAACCCCGAGATCGTCGTGCTGAGCAGCTGGGTCGCCCGCACCCTGGGCGAACCGCTGCTGCACGAAGTGCGCGAGGCCGTGACCCGGCACGCGCTGCCGCGGCCGCTGGCCGCCACCGAGATCGTCCTCTCCCCGATCCCCACCGACCCGGTGTGCCTGGGCGCGGCGACGTTCGCACTGGAGGGCGCTCTCCAGGTCGTCGGACAGAAGAACGGCAAACGCACCGCACCCGTGAGGAGCCGCACCACCGCCCCACCGTCGTAG
- a CDS encoding ANTAR domain-containing protein, producing the protein MPEPAYSVRSYPQEDAVPTADDSAPAAVPPCMATMDVVPDGDRMTVSMWGELDLGSRRLLPELYDMLTLSGGGVDLRLDAVGFCDCSGLNALLDLRTRAVDQGKTVTIQSCGVAVERLLDLTGTRELFTDSARPKRPAPPARPDTGAPEENSQELRAEVAQLRRAMQTRPAIDLARGILMASFNLTPEAAWSVLVRTSQNTNTKLHHLAQDLVGTVGGSTLPEQVQRQLSAAVAGASRPGEGAARPTGGSVEDRD; encoded by the coding sequence ATGCCGGAGCCTGCGTACTCTGTGCGGTCATACCCGCAGGAGGACGCCGTACCCACGGCGGACGACAGTGCGCCGGCGGCGGTCCCGCCCTGCATGGCGACCATGGACGTCGTTCCGGACGGCGACCGCATGACCGTGTCGATGTGGGGCGAACTCGACCTGGGCAGCAGGCGGTTGCTGCCCGAGCTGTACGACATGCTCACCCTGTCGGGCGGCGGCGTCGACCTGCGTCTGGACGCCGTCGGGTTCTGCGACTGCTCCGGCCTCAACGCGCTGCTCGATCTGCGCACACGCGCGGTCGACCAGGGCAAGACGGTCACCATCCAGTCCTGCGGCGTCGCCGTCGAGCGCCTTCTCGACCTGACCGGCACGCGGGAGCTGTTCACCGACTCCGCCCGGCCAAAGCGCCCCGCACCCCCGGCGCGGCCCGACACCGGTGCGCCGGAGGAGAACAGCCAGGAGCTCCGCGCCGAAGTCGCCCAGCTGCGCCGCGCCATGCAGACCCGGCCCGCCATCGACCTGGCCCGCGGCATCCTGATGGCGTCCTTCAACCTGACCCCCGAGGCGGCCTGGAGCGTGCTGGTCAGGACTTCCCAGAACACCAACACCAAGCTGCACCACCTGGCGCAGGACCTGGTGGGCACCGTGGGCGGCAGCACCCTGCCGGAGCAGGTGCAGCGACAGCTGTCCGCCGCGGTCGCCGGCGCGAGCCGCCCGGGCGAGGGGGCCGCCCGCCCGACGGGCGGCTCCGTCGAGGACCGGGACTGA
- a CDS encoding helix-turn-helix transcriptional regulator: MDGVPEPHSGWTFLTNHARVLAAIADDHSVRIRDIAAHCRLTERAVQKIIADLEQDGYLSHTREGRSNTYRIDPGKVLRHPAEAGLTVASLLSLLIQAEADRAPAPGGQPHATT, translated from the coding sequence ATGGATGGAGTGCCGGAGCCACACAGCGGATGGACGTTCCTCACCAACCACGCCCGCGTGCTGGCCGCCATTGCCGACGATCACAGTGTTCGTATCCGGGACATCGCGGCCCACTGCCGGCTCACCGAGCGAGCGGTGCAGAAGATCATCGCCGACCTGGAGCAGGACGGGTACCTCTCCCACACCCGGGAGGGACGCAGCAACACCTACCGGATCGACCCCGGCAAGGTGCTGCGCCACCCGGCCGAGGCGGGTCTGACCGTGGCGTCACTGCTCTCTCTGCTCATCCAGGCCGAGGCCGACCGCGCCCCGGCCCCGGGCGGCCAGCCGCACGCCACGACCTGA
- a CDS encoding D-arabinono-1,4-lactone oxidase, with the protein MHETVTNWAGNITYAAKELHRPGSLAALRALVGGSDRVRVLGSGHSFNEIAAPGPEGVLLSLADLPPEIDVDTAARTVRVGGGVRYAELARRVHGQGLALHNMASLPHISVAGSVATGTHGSGVLNGPLSVSVREMELVTADGSAVTTGRDEERFGGAVTSLGALGVVTALILDLEPAFEVEQHVFTELPLEGLDSGAFETVMATGYSVSLFTDWREPGFRQVWLKRRTDQPLPAFPWAAPATEKMHPVPGMPAVNCTEQFGVPGPWHQRLPHFRAEFVPSSGAELQSEYLLPRGHAVRMLHALDAIRETVAPVLQTCEVRTVAGDDQWLSPSYGRDTVAVHFTWVEDAQAVLPVVRLVEEALEPFEARPHWGKVFTVPAPVLRGLYPRLDDFRRLTRELDPEGKFANAFVREVLAPA; encoded by the coding sequence ATGCACGAGACCGTGACCAACTGGGCGGGCAACATCACCTACGCGGCCAAGGAACTGCACCGGCCCGGCTCGCTCGCCGCGCTGCGCGCGCTCGTCGGGGGCAGCGACCGGGTGCGGGTGCTGGGCAGCGGGCACTCGTTCAACGAGATCGCCGCACCGGGCCCCGAGGGCGTTCTGCTGTCGCTTGCCGACCTGCCACCGGAGATCGACGTCGACACGGCGGCCCGGACGGTCCGGGTCGGCGGCGGCGTGCGCTACGCGGAACTGGCCCGCCGGGTGCACGGCCAGGGACTCGCGCTGCACAACATGGCGTCCCTGCCGCACATCTCGGTGGCCGGGTCGGTCGCGACGGGCACTCACGGCTCGGGGGTGCTCAACGGGCCGCTGTCGGTGTCCGTGCGCGAGATGGAGCTGGTCACGGCCGACGGCTCGGCGGTGACCACAGGCCGGGACGAAGAGCGGTTCGGCGGCGCCGTCACGTCGCTCGGCGCGCTCGGGGTCGTCACCGCGCTCATTCTGGACCTGGAGCCGGCCTTCGAGGTCGAGCAGCACGTGTTCACCGAACTGCCGCTGGAGGGACTGGACTCCGGTGCGTTCGAGACGGTGATGGCGACGGGGTACAGCGTCAGCCTGTTCACCGACTGGCGGGAGCCGGGCTTCCGGCAGGTGTGGCTCAAGCGGCGTACCGACCAGCCGCTGCCCGCGTTCCCCTGGGCCGCCCCCGCGACGGAGAAGATGCACCCGGTGCCGGGCATGCCCGCGGTCAACTGCACCGAGCAGTTCGGTGTGCCGGGGCCGTGGCACCAGCGGCTGCCGCACTTCCGGGCGGAGTTCGTCCCGAGCAGCGGGGCGGAGCTGCAGTCGGAGTACCTGCTGCCGCGCGGGCACGCCGTGCGGATGCTGCACGCGCTCGACGCGATCCGGGAGACGGTCGCCCCCGTCCTGCAGACCTGTGAGGTGCGCACGGTCGCCGGCGACGACCAGTGGCTGAGCCCGTCCTACGGGCGCGACACCGTCGCGGTGCACTTCACGTGGGTCGAGGACGCACAGGCGGTGCTGCCGGTGGTCCGGCTGGTCGAAGAGGCGCTGGAGCCCTTCGAGGCACGGCCGCACTGGGGGAAGGTGTTCACGGTGCCCGCCCCCGTCCTGCGCGGGCTGTATCCCCGGCTGGATGATTTCCGGAGGCTGACGCGGGAGCTGGACCCGGAGGGGAAGTTCGCCAACGCCTTCGTGCGGGAGGTGCTGGCCCCGGCGTAG
- a CDS encoding hydroxyacid dehydrogenase, translated as MSQRPQALFAMAAENVPQVFPPEVLARLRTSVDIEPDLVAEYFTDPRVLDTLARAEILVTGWGCPRLDETVLDAAPRLRAVLHSAGSVKSFATPALWERDIAVSSAAVANALPVAEYTLAMILLAGKDVLAARERMRTTRASAGWGVIPGIGNYGRRVGVIGASRIGRRVLELLRPFDLRPVLSDPYVDERRAAALGVPLLPLDELLRTSGIVTVHAPQTPETHRMIGRRELALMPDGAVLINTARGALVDHDALVAELRTGRLTAILDVTDPEPLPADSPLYDLPGAFVTPHLAGSQGNELARLGLTVAEEAERLLAGEKPAYAVDWAALEREA; from the coding sequence TTGAGCCAGCGCCCCCAGGCACTGTTCGCCATGGCCGCCGAGAACGTGCCGCAGGTCTTCCCGCCCGAGGTGCTGGCGCGGCTGCGCACGTCCGTGGACATCGAACCGGACCTCGTGGCCGAGTACTTCACCGACCCGCGCGTCCTCGACACGCTGGCCCGGGCCGAGATCCTGGTGACCGGCTGGGGGTGCCCCCGGCTCGACGAGACGGTCCTCGACGCCGCTCCCCGGCTGCGGGCGGTGCTGCACTCGGCCGGATCCGTGAAGTCCTTCGCCACCCCCGCCCTGTGGGAGCGCGACATCGCCGTCTCCTCGGCGGCCGTCGCCAACGCGCTGCCGGTCGCCGAGTACACCCTCGCCATGATCCTGCTCGCCGGGAAGGACGTCCTCGCCGCCCGCGAACGGATGCGCACCACCCGCGCCTCCGCCGGCTGGGGCGTCATCCCCGGCATCGGCAACTACGGCCGCCGGGTCGGCGTCATCGGCGCCTCCCGCATCGGCCGCCGCGTCCTCGAACTGCTCCGCCCCTTCGACCTGCGGCCCGTCCTCAGCGACCCGTACGTCGACGAACGCAGGGCCGCGGCGCTCGGCGTCCCCCTGCTGCCCCTGGACGAGCTGCTGCGCACGTCCGGCATCGTCACCGTGCACGCCCCGCAGACGCCCGAGACCCACCGCATGATCGGCCGCCGTGAGCTGGCCCTGATGCCCGACGGGGCGGTGCTGATCAACACCGCGCGCGGCGCGCTGGTCGACCACGACGCCCTCGTGGCGGAGCTGCGCACCGGTCGCCTGACCGCGATCCTCGACGTCACCGACCCGGAGCCGCTCCCCGCCGACTCGCCCCTCTACGACCTGCCCGGCGCCTTCGTCACCCCGCACCTCGCGGGTTCCCAGGGCAACGAGCTGGCCCGGCTCGGCCTGACGGTCGCCGAGGAGGCGGAACGGCTGCTGGCCGGCGAGAAGCCGGCGTACGCGGTCGACTGGGCGGCGCTGGAACGCGAAGCCTGA
- a CDS encoding radical SAM protein, whose protein sequence is MGSRTALVEDLMERFPHVPREAVFKEDLLRGGVAFDPSALSDNEGGEVKPKSYFIFSFDHGTLPELGEAALRRPPEEIILTGGPYDLRRTVVSVRVNPSSPYRVAANEDGVLGLYLDGKRISDVGVPPMPEYYRHTLASGKSVMEVAPTIQWGYLIYLTVFRVCQYFGAKEECQYCDINHNWRQHKAAGRPYTGVKEVDEVLEALEIINRYDTAKASTAYTLTGGAITSKLQGRDEADFYGMYAKAIEEHFPGRWIGKVVAQALPKDDVQRFKDYGVQIYHPNYEVWDRRLFELYCPGKERYVGRDEWHKRILDSAEVFGARNVIPNFVAGVEMAAPSGFTTVDEAIASTTEGLRFFMSHGITPRFTTWCPEPTTPLGKANPQGAPLEYHIRLLQAYRQTMEDFGLSSPPGYGPPGAGNAVFSVSSFMDSLPADEPTAVR, encoded by the coding sequence ATGGGCAGCCGTACCGCGCTGGTCGAGGATCTGATGGAGCGGTTCCCGCACGTGCCGCGGGAGGCCGTCTTCAAGGAGGACCTGCTCCGCGGCGGCGTCGCCTTCGACCCGTCCGCGCTCAGCGACAACGAGGGCGGAGAGGTCAAGCCGAAGTCGTACTTCATCTTCTCGTTCGACCACGGCACCCTGCCCGAGCTGGGCGAGGCCGCGCTGCGCCGCCCGCCGGAGGAGATCATCCTCACCGGCGGCCCGTACGACCTGCGCCGCACCGTCGTCTCGGTGCGGGTGAACCCGTCCTCGCCCTACCGCGTCGCGGCGAACGAGGACGGCGTGCTCGGCCTCTACCTCGACGGCAAGCGGATCTCCGATGTCGGCGTGCCGCCGATGCCCGAGTACTACCGGCACACCCTCGCCAGCGGGAAGTCGGTCATGGAGGTCGCCCCGACCATCCAGTGGGGCTACCTGATCTACCTGACCGTCTTCCGGGTCTGCCAGTACTTCGGCGCCAAGGAGGAGTGCCAGTACTGCGACATCAACCACAACTGGCGCCAGCACAAGGCGGCCGGGCGGCCGTACACGGGCGTGAAGGAGGTCGACGAGGTCCTGGAGGCGCTGGAGATCATCAACCGGTACGACACCGCGAAGGCGTCGACCGCGTACACGCTCACCGGCGGCGCCATCACCTCCAAGCTGCAGGGCCGCGACGAGGCCGACTTCTACGGCATGTACGCCAAGGCCATCGAGGAGCACTTCCCGGGCCGCTGGATCGGCAAGGTCGTCGCGCAGGCGCTGCCCAAGGACGACGTGCAGCGCTTCAAGGACTACGGCGTGCAGATCTACCACCCCAACTACGAGGTGTGGGACCGCCGCCTGTTCGAGCTGTACTGCCCGGGCAAGGAGCGTTACGTCGGCCGCGACGAGTGGCACAAGCGCATCCTCGACTCGGCCGAGGTCTTCGGCGCCCGCAACGTCATCCCCAACTTCGTGGCCGGCGTGGAGATGGCGGCGCCCTCCGGTTTCACGACCGTCGACGAGGCCATCGCGTCCACCACCGAGGGCCTGCGCTTCTTCATGTCGCACGGCATCACGCCCCGCTTCACCACCTGGTGCCCGGAGCCCACGACGCCGCTCGGCAAGGCCAACCCGCAGGGCGCGCCGCTGGAGTACCACATCCGCCTGCTCCAGGCGTACCGGCAGACCATGGAGGACTTCGGCCTCTCCTCGCCCCCCGGTTACGGCCCGCCCGGCGCCGGCAACGCGGTCTTCTCCGTCAGCTCCTTCATGGACAGCCTGCCGGCCGACGAACCCACCGCCGTCCGATAA
- a CDS encoding cellulose-binding domain-containing protein encodes MPDLPTPQDASEAALFSECWDAVLAYADLCTSGSTAAAQLGREAFAHGIREARAADTGPARGTGRRPARLPRIPLLLTSVRTTAAAWEEEGQGHKLDPDLRLWLNSDKAARYTGPPLQRPLALRGLRDLQQADAELLWFTEVEALPLTLVAGRLGLDPAGAAEELQQVRTLFRDRCHRNHLDTPMDARCRSYARLLDAVTRSSAAETPGDLSRHLATCVQCAEAAACLRLHGGALPGALAGGVIGWGGLAYLERRRRAAEVRLGAGRPGSADKTAGAPEDGEQKARVARNSLLVAAVLVSVLALGVSLMPFGGGGDDLGATGGADRQPVADPAPPLPSAPSLPPATSKPAERTTQATKKPEKSGKPEGENRHTEPQGTSSPTARTEPGESADPVCRVEYDLVNQWPDGFQATVTVTSAESLDSWRVAWSFRDGQRVGQIWDASVSQDGSRVTATAADYNKSVPAGGDLAFGFISSWRGKNSPPYDFELNGQACAKSK; translated from the coding sequence ATGCCCGACCTGCCGACCCCTCAGGACGCCTCCGAGGCCGCGCTGTTCTCCGAGTGCTGGGACGCGGTCCTCGCGTACGCGGATCTGTGCACGTCCGGTTCCACGGCCGCCGCACAGCTGGGCCGCGAGGCGTTCGCACACGGCATACGTGAGGCCCGCGCCGCCGACACCGGCCCGGCCCGCGGCACCGGCCGCCGCCCGGCCCGGCTGCCCCGCATACCCCTGCTGCTGACCTCCGTGCGCACCACCGCCGCGGCCTGGGAGGAGGAGGGGCAGGGCCACAAACTCGACCCCGACCTGCGCCTGTGGCTCAACTCGGACAAGGCCGCCCGCTACACCGGCCCGCCCCTGCAGCGCCCGCTCGCGCTGCGCGGTCTGCGTGACCTCCAGCAGGCGGACGCCGAGCTGCTGTGGTTCACCGAGGTGGAGGCGCTGCCGCTGACCCTGGTCGCCGGCCGCCTGGGCCTCGACCCGGCCGGCGCCGCCGAGGAACTCCAGCAGGTGCGCACCCTGTTCCGGGACCGCTGCCACCGCAACCACCTCGACACGCCGATGGATGCCCGGTGCCGCAGCTACGCCCGGCTCCTGGACGCCGTCACCCGCTCCTCCGCCGCCGAGACCCCCGGCGACCTCTCCCGGCACCTCGCCACCTGCGTGCAGTGCGCCGAGGCCGCCGCCTGCCTGCGCCTGCACGGCGGAGCCCTGCCCGGGGCGCTGGCCGGCGGCGTGATCGGCTGGGGCGGCCTCGCCTACCTGGAGCGCCGCCGTCGCGCCGCCGAGGTACGGCTCGGCGCCGGCCGCCCCGGCTCCGCGGACAAGACGGCCGGAGCACCGGAGGACGGGGAGCAGAAGGCGCGCGTCGCCCGCAACAGCCTTCTCGTCGCCGCGGTCCTGGTCTCCGTGCTGGCCCTCGGCGTCTCACTGATGCCCTTCGGCGGCGGAGGCGACGACCTCGGCGCAACCGGGGGCGCCGACCGCCAGCCGGTGGCCGACCCCGCGCCGCCGCTGCCGTCCGCCCCGTCCCTGCCGCCCGCGACCTCGAAGCCGGCCGAACGGACCACCCAGGCCACGAAGAAGCCGGAGAAGTCCGGCAAGCCGGAGGGCGAGAACCGCCACACCGAACCGCAGGGCACCTCCTCGCCCACCGCCCGGACCGAACCCGGCGAGAGCGCGGACCCCGTCTGCCGGGTCGAGTACGACCTGGTCAACCAGTGGCCCGACGGTTTCCAGGCCACCGTCACCGTCACCAGCGCCGAGTCCCTCGACTCCTGGCGCGTCGCCTGGTCCTTCCGGGACGGCCAGCGGGTCGGCCAGATCTGGGACGCCTCCGTCTCCCAGGACGGCTCCCGCGTCACCGCCACCGCCGCGGACTACAACAAGTCGGTCCCCGCGGGCGGCGACCTGGCCTTCGGCTTCATCTCCTCCTGGCGGGGCAAGAACTCACCGCCGTACGACTTCGAGCTGAACGGCCAGGCCTGCGCGAAGAGCAAGTGA
- the rsgA gene encoding ribosome small subunit-dependent GTPase A yields MSFSSLPGSSSSTSHPLQPYGWDAGWETEFGPYEAEGLLPGRVVRVDRGQCDVVTADGPLRADTAFVTPHDPLRVVCTGDWVAVEPGGNPRYVRTCLPRRTAFVRSTSSQRSEGQILAANVDHAVIAVSLAVELDLGRIERFLALAWESGAQPVVALTKADLVPDAVTLSYLVQDVETSAPGVAVVPVSSVGGEGLDTLAAIVGGGTSVLLGQSGAGKSTLANALLGEDVMDVQATRDVDGKGRHTTTTRNLLALPGGGVLIDTPGLRGVGLWDAETGVGQVFSEIAALAERCRFHDCAHEAEPGCAVLAAIDTGELPERRLQSYRKLQRENQRIVAKTDARLRAEIRKDWKRKGAMGKAAMEAKRGANWRS; encoded by the coding sequence TTGTCTTTCTCTTCTCTCCCGGGTTCGTCCTCGTCCACCTCGCATCCGCTCCAGCCGTACGGCTGGGACGCGGGCTGGGAGACCGAGTTCGGCCCGTACGAGGCCGAAGGCCTGCTCCCCGGCCGGGTCGTCCGGGTCGACCGCGGGCAGTGCGACGTCGTCACCGCCGACGGGCCGCTGCGCGCCGACACCGCGTTCGTCACCCCGCACGACCCCCTGCGCGTCGTCTGCACCGGCGACTGGGTCGCCGTCGAACCCGGAGGCAACCCGCGCTACGTCCGCACCTGCCTGCCGCGGCGCACCGCCTTCGTCCGCTCCACCTCCTCCCAGCGGTCCGAGGGGCAGATCCTCGCGGCCAACGTCGACCACGCCGTCATCGCCGTGTCCCTCGCGGTCGAACTGGATCTCGGCCGTATCGAGCGCTTCCTCGCGCTCGCCTGGGAATCCGGGGCCCAGCCCGTCGTCGCCCTCACCAAGGCCGACCTCGTGCCGGACGCCGTGACCCTCTCGTACCTCGTCCAGGACGTGGAGACGAGCGCGCCCGGCGTGGCGGTCGTGCCCGTCAGCTCCGTCGGCGGGGAGGGGCTCGACACCCTCGCCGCGATCGTCGGCGGGGGGACGTCCGTACTGCTCGGGCAGTCCGGCGCCGGTAAATCGACCCTCGCCAACGCGCTGCTCGGCGAGGACGTCATGGACGTCCAGGCCACCCGGGACGTCGACGGCAAGGGCCGCCACACCACGACCACCCGCAACCTGCTCGCCCTGCCGGGCGGCGGTGTCCTGATCGACACCCCCGGCCTGCGCGGCGTCGGCCTGTGGGACGCCGAGACCGGCGTCGGTCAGGTGTTCTCCGAGATCGCCGCGCTGGCCGAGCGCTGCCGCTTCCACGACTGCGCCCACGAGGCCGAGCCGGGATGCGCCGTGCTGGCCGCCATCGACACCGGTGAGCTGCCGGAGCGACGGCTGCAGAGCTACCGCAAGCTCCAGCGGGAGAACCAGCGCATCGTCGCCAAGACCGACGCCCGCCTCCGGGCCGAGATCCGCAAGGACTGGAAGCGGAAGGGGGCGATGGGCAAGGCCGCGATGGAGGCCAAGCGGGGAGCGAACTGGCGTTCCTGA